Proteins encoded by one window of Haliotis asinina isolate JCU_RB_2024 chromosome 6, JCU_Hal_asi_v2, whole genome shotgun sequence:
- the LOC137286208 gene encoding aromatic-L-amino-acid decarboxylase-like, with amino-acid sequence MNADEFRKYGKEMVDYIADYYENIRDRDVMHRVRPGYLTSLMREEAPETPESWEDIFKDVEDIVMPGVTHWHSPRFHGYFAAGSSYPSILGDMLGDAIGCIGFSWAASPACTEIEMVTTDWLGKMLNLPEEFLHQRDGPGGGVIQSTASETVFLCLLAARTKYVKRLKEQDPNLRNVDVISKLIGYASDQANSSVHRSGLLGEVKMKKLATDGNYSLRGETLRAAIREDKSQGLLPFFVCASLGTTGTCAFDNLEEIGPICQEEGIWLHIDAAYAGSAFVCPEFRSYMKGVEYAETFSMNPHKWLLCNFDLSVMWIKDRKLLVDAFNVDPVYLKHQDQDKVPDYRHWQIPLGRRFRSLKLWFVLRSYGVSGIQQYVREHVRLAKELESMVTQDDRFEIVADVIMGLVCFRLKGSNRLTELLHDEVLTDGRIYIIPAIARDIYFLRVAVCAQATTSDDIRVTFNVFLECTERALGKFGDNNGVDYTPGINIDGPLPKYVTPRTAEVDVNHNSDKV; translated from the exons ATGAATGCAGACGAATTTCGAAAATATGGCAAAGAAATGGTGGATTATATCGCGGACTACTACGAGAATATACGAGATCGTGACGTCATGCATCGTGTCAGACCAGGATATCTGACGTCATTGATGAGAGAAGAAGCCCCGGAGACACCAGAGTCGTGGGAAGACATCTTTAAGGATGTAGAAGACATCGTGATGCCTGGG GTCACCCACTGGCATAGTCCCCGTTTCCATGGTTACTTTGCTGCCGGAAGTTCCTATCCGTCCATCTTGGGTGACATGCTGGGAGACGCAATTGGCTGTATTGGTTTCTCATGG GCGGCCAGTCCCGCATGCACGGAGATAGAGATGGTGACAACTGACTGGTTGGGGAAGATGCTGAACCTGCCGGAGGAGTTTCTACATCAGCGAGACGGACCCGGCGGCGGTGTCATACAG TCGACAGCGAGCGAGACAGTGTTTCTGTGCCTGTTAGCAGCTAGGACCAAGTATGTCAAACGTCTGAAAGAACAAGATCCGAACCTCCGAAACGTGGACGTTATTTCAAAACTAATTGGCTATGCATCTGATCAG GCCAACTCCTCTGTTCATCGGTCGGGGCTCCTGGGTGAGGTGAAGATGAAGAAACTAGCGACGGATGGCAACTACAGTCTGAGAGGGGAGACGCTGAGGGCGGCCATTCGGGAGGACAAGAGCCAAGGACTGTTGCCGTTCTTT GTGTGCGCTTCCTTAGGAACCACTGGAACGTGTGCTTTCGACAACCTTGAAGAGATTGGTCCAATAT GCCAGGAGGAGGGTATCTGGCTACACATTGATGCTGCTTATGCCGGAAGTGCCTTTGTTTGTCCGGAGTTCCGGTCATACATGAAGGGTGTCGAG TACGCTGAAACGTTCAGCATGAACCCGCACAAATGGCTGTTATGCAACTTTGACTTGTCAGTCATGTG GATCAAGGACAGGAAGCTGCTGGTGGACGCTTTCAACGTCGACCCGGTATACCTTAAACACCAAGACCAGGATAAGGTGCCCGACTACAGG CATTGGCAGATTCCGCTTGGCAGAAGGTTCCGATCCCTCAAACTCTGGTTCGTCCTCAGGTCCTATGGCGTTTCTGGCATACAGCAATACGTTAGAGAG CATGTGCGTCTTGCGAAGGAGCTTGAGAGTATGGTGACCCAAGACGACCGCTTTGAGATTGTTGCAGACGTTATCATGGGATTAGTCTGTTTTCGTTTAAAG GGGTCAAATCGACTGACTGAGCTCCTTCATGATGAGGTATTGACAGACGGCCGGATATACATCATTCCTGCCATCGCGAGAGACATCTACTTCCTGCGCGTGGCTGTATGCGCACAAGCAACTACTTCCGATGACATACGGGTCACGTTCAACGTATTCTTGGAATGTACAGAACGTGCTCTGGGCAAGTTCGGGGACAACAACGGCGTGGACTACACACCTGGGATCAA
- the LOC137286210 gene encoding sialate O-acetylesterase-like isoform X2, whose protein sequence is MEDKTRLHRYAKWTLLLLLLLLEETAGLEYASYLQHHMVLQRAPQRALIWGYGRQIGDTVTVDVSGKGSVHTRIIKYANDTGGVWQVKLPAIYDAGPFNITAVAPEGSVSIDDVLFGDVWMCSGQTDMVFPMSKVTNSTTEIHRSAEFTHIRVLKPQEYQSKTALDDLKDIDINWAPPSNASLYNFSAICWLFGEYLYSQIKHPIGLLQVSFPEATHFSPESIPPIDQESWNGMIYPLSHMVTYGIIWYQGLGNLKSDYNYGYDFTVMMSNIRALYRSKTLNETSSSMPFGIVQMGPITAPAYAGQAADFRWSQSFDYGVVPNGRLTNAFMAVTTDLVDPQSPYGQDHPRCKQLVSARLVLGALNIAYSDKDVEFEGPYPNNITFVRNATKLMRIQYNQVIVLRSRSGFVFCCSSVSSEKCYDTDKHIPAPILFHDETSVTISYADCGTDWVVGLSYDWSGSPCEAYQQCAIYSRDTGLPAPPYINGWPWYTRPT, encoded by the exons ATGGAAGATAAAACCAGATTGCACCGCTACGCGAAATGGACGCTGTTGTTATTGCTATTACTTCTAGAAG AGACAGCTGGCCTGGAATATGCTTCCTACCTCCAGCACCACATGGTCCTCCAGAGAGCGCCACAGAGAGCGTTGATTTGGGGATATGGAAGACAGATTGGAGATACAGTTACTGTTGATGTTTCTGGAAAAGGATCTGTTCACACAAGAATCATAAAATATGCGAATGATACCGGTGGTGTTTGGCAGGTTAAGCTCCCGGCAATTTACGATGCAGGACCTTTCAACATAACTGCAGTCGCCCCAGAAGGAAGTGTCTCCATAGATGATGTCTTATTCGGAGACGTGTGGATGTGTTCTGGACAGACTGACATGGTCTTCCCCATGTCCAAG GTTACCAACAGCACAACTGAGATCCATCGGTCAGCTGAATTTACGCACATCCGGGTACTAAAACCTCAAGAGTACCAGTCTAAAACTGCTCTGGATGATCTGAAAGACATCGACATCAATTGGGCACCCCCATCAAATG CATCTTTGTACAACTTTTCGGCAATATGTTGGCTCTTCGGCGAATACCTCTACTCCCAGATAAAACACCCCATTGGACTGCTCCAAGTGTCATTTCCTGAAGCAACACATTTTTCACCTGAGAG TATTCCGCCTATAGACCAGGAATCTTGGAATGGCATGATCTACCCGCTGTCGCACATGGTCACGTATGGCATCATCTGGTATCAAG GATTGGGCAATCTAAAATCAGATTATAACTACGGCTATGATTTCACAGTCATGATGTCCAACATCAGAGCTCTCTATAGATCCAAGACGCTCAACGAAACAAGCAGCAGCATGCCTTTCGGAATTGTGCAG ATGGGACCGATAACGGCACCTGCGTATGCGGGCCAGGCAGCGGACTTCAGATGGAGCCAGAGTTTTGACTATGGTGTAGTTCCAAACGGGAGACTGACGAACGCATTCATGGCTGTAACAACGGATCTGGTTGATCCGCAGTCTCCTTATGGACA AGATCATCCACGATGCAAGCAGCTCGTTTCAGCCAGATTAGTGTTGGGGGCACTAAACATCGCCTACAGTGACAAAGACGTGGAATTCGAGGGACCTTATCCAAATAACATAACGTTTGTCAGGAACGCAACCAAGCTGATGCGGATACAGTATAACCAGGTCATTGTGTTGCGATCAAGGTCTGGATTTGTG TTTTGCTGTTCAAGTGTGAGTTCGGAGAAATGCTACGACACAGACAAGCATATTCCAGCACCCATCCTGTTCCATGACGAGACATCAGTGACAATATCGTACGCTGACTGCGGGACTGACTGGGTTGTTGGCCTCTCCTACGATTGGTCGGGAAGTCCGTGCGAGGCCTACCAGCAGTGCGCCATCTACAGTAGAGACACTGGATTACCTGCCCCTCCTTACATCAACGGATGGCCTTGGTATACTCGGCcaacttga
- the LOC137286210 gene encoding sialate O-acetylesterase-like isoform X1, producing the protein MEDKTRLHRYAKWTLLLLLLLLEETAGLEYASYLQHHMVLQRAPQRALIWGYGRQIGDTVTVDVSGKGSVHTRIIKYANDTGGVWQVKLPAIYDAGPFNITAVAPEGSVSIDDVLFGDVWMCSGQTDMVFPMSKVTNSTTEIHRSAEFTHIRVLKPQEYQSKTALDDLKDIDINWAPPSNASLYNFSAICWLFGEYLYSQIKHPIGLLQVSFPEATHFSPESSIPPIDQESWNGMIYPLSHMVTYGIIWYQGLGNLKSDYNYGYDFTVMMSNIRALYRSKTLNETSSSMPFGIVQMGPITAPAYAGQAADFRWSQSFDYGVVPNGRLTNAFMAVTTDLVDPQSPYGQDHPRCKQLVSARLVLGALNIAYSDKDVEFEGPYPNNITFVRNATKLMRIQYNQVIVLRSRSGFVFCCSSVSSEKCYDTDKHIPAPILFHDETSVTISYADCGTDWVVGLSYDWSGSPCEAYQQCAIYSRDTGLPAPPYINGWPWYTRPT; encoded by the exons ATGGAAGATAAAACCAGATTGCACCGCTACGCGAAATGGACGCTGTTGTTATTGCTATTACTTCTAGAAG AGACAGCTGGCCTGGAATATGCTTCCTACCTCCAGCACCACATGGTCCTCCAGAGAGCGCCACAGAGAGCGTTGATTTGGGGATATGGAAGACAGATTGGAGATACAGTTACTGTTGATGTTTCTGGAAAAGGATCTGTTCACACAAGAATCATAAAATATGCGAATGATACCGGTGGTGTTTGGCAGGTTAAGCTCCCGGCAATTTACGATGCAGGACCTTTCAACATAACTGCAGTCGCCCCAGAAGGAAGTGTCTCCATAGATGATGTCTTATTCGGAGACGTGTGGATGTGTTCTGGACAGACTGACATGGTCTTCCCCATGTCCAAG GTTACCAACAGCACAACTGAGATCCATCGGTCAGCTGAATTTACGCACATCCGGGTACTAAAACCTCAAGAGTACCAGTCTAAAACTGCTCTGGATGATCTGAAAGACATCGACATCAATTGGGCACCCCCATCAAATG CATCTTTGTACAACTTTTCGGCAATATGTTGGCTCTTCGGCGAATACCTCTACTCCCAGATAAAACACCCCATTGGACTGCTCCAAGTGTCATTTCCTGAAGCAACACATTTTTCACCTGAGAG TAGTATTCCGCCTATAGACCAGGAATCTTGGAATGGCATGATCTACCCGCTGTCGCACATGGTCACGTATGGCATCATCTGGTATCAAG GATTGGGCAATCTAAAATCAGATTATAACTACGGCTATGATTTCACAGTCATGATGTCCAACATCAGAGCTCTCTATAGATCCAAGACGCTCAACGAAACAAGCAGCAGCATGCCTTTCGGAATTGTGCAG ATGGGACCGATAACGGCACCTGCGTATGCGGGCCAGGCAGCGGACTTCAGATGGAGCCAGAGTTTTGACTATGGTGTAGTTCCAAACGGGAGACTGACGAACGCATTCATGGCTGTAACAACGGATCTGGTTGATCCGCAGTCTCCTTATGGACA AGATCATCCACGATGCAAGCAGCTCGTTTCAGCCAGATTAGTGTTGGGGGCACTAAACATCGCCTACAGTGACAAAGACGTGGAATTCGAGGGACCTTATCCAAATAACATAACGTTTGTCAGGAACGCAACCAAGCTGATGCGGATACAGTATAACCAGGTCATTGTGTTGCGATCAAGGTCTGGATTTGTG TTTTGCTGTTCAAGTGTGAGTTCGGAGAAATGCTACGACACAGACAAGCATATTCCAGCACCCATCCTGTTCCATGACGAGACATCAGTGACAATATCGTACGCTGACTGCGGGACTGACTGGGTTGTTGGCCTCTCCTACGATTGGTCGGGAAGTCCGTGCGAGGCCTACCAGCAGTGCGCCATCTACAGTAGAGACACTGGATTACCTGCCCCTCCTTACATCAACGGATGGCCTTGGTATACTCGGCcaacttga